CCGCCGAAGCCATCAAGAACCGTGTCGGCCGCCACCTGGACCACTACCTGGTCGAGGCCGAGAAGAACCTCACCGCCAACGGTGTCCACGTCCACTGGGCCCGTGACGGCGAGGAGGCCAACCGCATCGTCGCCCAGATCGCCAAGGACAAGGGGGCTGACGAGGTCGTCAAGATCAAGTCGATCACCAGCCAGGAGACCGACCTCAACGAGTACCTCGAGGAGCAGGGCATCGCGGCATGGGAGACCGACCTGGCCGAGCTCATCGTGCAGCTCGGACATGATCGTCCCTCCCACATCGTGGTGCCGGCCATCCACCGCAACCGTGCCGAGGTCCGCGAGATTTTCCTCCACGAGATGAAGAACTATGGCCGTCCGGCACCCGAGGACATCTCGGAGAACCCGCCGGAGCTGACCAACGCGGCCCGGCTGCACCTGCGCGAGAAGTTCCTGCGCGCCAAGATGGCGGTTTCGGGTGGCAATTTCGTTCTCGCCGACACCGGTTCCCTGGTGATCGTCGAGTCCGAGGGCAATGGCCGTATGTGCCTGACCCTGCCCGACACCCTGGTGTCCATCGTCGGCATCGAGAAGGTGCTGCCAACCTTCGACGACCTCGAGGTCTTCCTCAAGCTGCTGCCCCGCTCGGCCACCGGTGAGCGGATGAACCCGTACAACTCGGTGTGGAGCGGCGTGACCGACGGTGATGGCCCGCAGGAGCAGCACGTCATCTTCCTCGACAACGGTCGTACTGACGTGCTGGCCGACACCCTTGGCCGTGAGGCGCTGCGCTGCATTCGTTGCGCGTCGTGCATCAATATTTGCCCGGTTTACGAGCGCGCCGGTGGTCATGCCTACGGTTCGGTGTACCCCGGCCCGATTGGGGCGGTGCTTACTCCGCAACTGCGTGGCGTCGATCACCCGGTTGACCGTGGTCTGCCCTACGCCTGCTCGCTGTGTGGCGCCTGTAACGAGGTCTGCCCGGTGAAGATCCCCTTCACCGACATCCTCATCAAACTGCGCAACAAGGTTGTCGAGTCCGAGAAGTCCGACAAGATTCCCCAGGACTACGAGATTGCCGGCGAGATGGGGCTCATGAAGACCGCATCGTGGGCGTTCAGCGATTACAAGCACTTCGAGGCGATCCAGGTTGGTTCGCGTGGTATGGGACGTGTCCTGCGCGGCAAGAAGGTGGGGCCGGTTCCGGTGCCGGTGGCGCAGCGGTGGCTCAAGTACCGCGACGTCGATGCGCCCCCGAGCGACACGTTCCGCACCTGGTGGGAGAAGAATAGGGAGGAAAAGCGATGACCACCATCAGCACTGATCCTGTGGCGCGTACTGAGATCCTTGCCCGGATTCGCCGTGCCAGCACCGACATCACCAACCCCGATCCGGTCACCGATGTGCCGGTCGAGTGGAAGTACGGCACTGGCATCGAGATGGACGACGTCGTCGGAACCTTTGTCCAGAAGGTCACCGACTACAAGGCCACCGTCGTGCGAGTCAAGGCGGCTGACGTTCCCAAGGCCATCGTCGAGGGGCTCAAGGCCACCGGTGCACAGCGCAGCGCAGTCGTCCCGGTTGGGCTGGACAAGTCCTGGGTCGAGGCGATCAAGGGTGCCGGTATCGACGCCCGGGCCGACGAGCCCCAGTTGTCCAAGGAGGAGCTCAATGGCACTGACGCCGTTGTCACTGCATCGGCGGTCGGCATTGCTGACACCGGTTCGATCGTCCTGACCCATGTCGAGGACCAGGGGCGGCGGGCCATCACCCTCGTCCCGGACCGCCACGTCTGCGTCATCAAGGCCAGTCAGGTCGTCTCCGACGTCCCGGAGGCCATCCAGATCGTCAAGCCGTCGGTGCACGATGGTCACCCGTTGACCTTCATCTCGGGTGGTTCGGCAACCTCCGACATCGAGTTGGCACGTGTCGATGGCGTCCATGGGCCCCGCAAGCTCTACGTCATCGTCGTGGACGATCAGTGATTCGGACCCTGGCGTGATGAGGCACGCCAGGTAGTTCACACGCGTCCAGGCCAGGCGGTCCCCGGTTTGACCGGGGCCGCCTGGTCGTGTGTCGGTGTGTGGTGATGCGGGTTCTGCGTGCCGGTGGTGCCATCTCTCGTGGCACGGGTCCGTGTCAGGAGCGCGAATACCACACGGGGGTGGGAACAGGGCAGGGCCGTGGGGTGGGGGCGTATTGCGTGCGGGGCTGGCGGGAGGCGCTTGCGTCAATGAGAGTCCGAGCTTCCACTACGTGCGGTGGCAACATCAATGACCCCTGACGCGAGGCCGATCACAGCGAACGGGATGTAGATCCACCAGTGCGTGCCGTGGGTGAGCGCATCGGTGATTTTGACGACGAAGAAACCGGCGACAAGCCAGCCGACGAAGGTCAGGAAGGCGTCGCGCAAAGTGTGTTGAGACATGGTTAGAACCCCTTTAACTAGTGTAGACAGCCGCTGACAGCGTCACCAACGCGGACCCAGCCTTGTGCGTCGGAGCGGCACCAAGCCCAGGCGGTCCCGGTTTACCCGGGCCGCCTGGTCGTGTGTCGGCGTGTGGTGATGCGGGTTCTGCGTGCCGGTGGTGCCATCTCTCGTGGCACGGGTCCGTGTCAGAAGCGGGAATACCACACGGGTGTGGGAGCAGGACAGGACCGTGGGGTGGGGGCGCGCGAGGCGGGAGGAGGAAGACGGCGGCCCGTTAGACTTCCCACACCCGGTCACATCGGGCCATGACAGCGGGGTCGTGGGTGATGACGAGCTTGGCGGCATGGGGGGTCGAGGCCCACAGGTCGTCCATGATGGCGGTGGCCGTCTCGACGTCGAGGTGCTCGCTGGGTTCGTCGAGGATGAGCACATCATGGGCCGAAGGGTCTTCGGATGTGTCGTGGTTGACGAGCACCCGGGCGAGGGAGAGCCGTTGTGCCTCGCCACCGGACAATGTTCCACCGTCCTCGGCCACCATACGGTCGGGGGACATGACGAGTCCGGCTCGCTCCAGCGCGGTGACGACCTCGGCCTCGGTGGCCTCCTTGCAGCCGATGCGCACGTTCTCACTGATTGATGTTGCGAAGACGTGGGCATCCTGGGCCAGGTACCTCACCCGTCCGGTCGTCGTAACCCTCCCGGCGACCGGGGGAATGAGGCCCATGACGGTCGCGGCCAGGGTCGTCTTGCCAATCCCCGACCGTCCGACGACGGCCACCGACTCCCCGGCAGCGACCGTCAGGTTGACGTCCTCCAGCACCGGGCGACCGCCAGGCCACCCGACGGTCAAACCCTCGATGACCAGGGACGGCTCGTCTTCAGATGCTCCGGCGGTGGGAGAGTCTCCTGTCCCGACCTGGGGGGCATCCAACACCTCGACGACCCGCAGCAGGGCTGCCTTGGCCCGGGTATGGGTCTGGGCAGCTCCGGTGAAGGCACCGAACACCTCGTGGAGGGCCAGTGGGGTCAGGACCAGCACGGCCAGGGTGCGCCCACCAATGCGTCCATCAGCAACCGCATTGCCACCGATCCACAGGGCCGAGACGACGGCCACTCCGGCTGCCAGGATCTGTCCGGCGGTGCCGAGACCGCGTCCCCAGGCTGCTTTGCGCTCTGCGGCTCGCAGCCGGGAGTCGACCTCCAGCACGGAGCCCAGGATGGCATCCTGGGCTCCGTAAGCGACCAGGTCAGGGGCACAGTGAGCCAGTTCACGGGTGCGGGATGCGAGCTCACCGCGTAGCGGCACCACAGCAGAGTCGGCGGAGTGGGACACACGCTTGGTGATGGCCGGCATGACGACGGCGGCCAGCAGCGCCGACAGCAGCAGCACCGCAGCCGAGGCCAGCGAGAACTGGGCCAGCAGCGCCGTCGTCGCAATGATGACAAGGCTTGACGCACACGCCGGCACGATGACCCGCACGACCATGTCAAGCACCGCGTCGACGTCCGCCGTCACTCGAACCAGCAGGTCGCCACGGCGTCGTCCCACCAAGGTCGTGCGTGACAGCCGGTCGTAGACCCGCATTCGCAGCGCCCCTTGCATCCGCAGGGCCAGATCGTGGCCGACCAGGCGCTCGGCGTAGCGGAACACTCCTCGGGAGATGCCGAAGAATCGCACCCCGACAGCGGCGGCTTCCAGGTACAACACCGGCGGTAGTTCTGCGGCTCGCGACAACAACCATGCCGAGACACCCATGAGGGCCACCGATGCGCCGGATGCACATGCGGCCAGCAGGGTGGACAGGACGAGCAACCAACGGCCGCGTGGTACGTCCTTGAGCAGAGTTTTCAGCAACTGGGCGGTCCGCGCGTTCATGCGGCCACCCCCGTTGCGAGGTCGACAACAGTGTCAGCCGCCTCGAGGACATTGTGACGATGGGTCACGACCAGCACCGAGGCTCCCGACGCCCGCACGGCCTGCAACACGGCTGCCTCGGTGGTGGCATCCAGACCTGCGGTCGGCTCGTCGAGGACCAGCAGACCGGCACCGGCCTGTTCGACTCGCACCAGGGCGCGTGCCAGAGCGACACGGCGTCTCTCCCCGGCAGACAGTCCTTCGGCGTCGTCGTCGACTCTCTTGTCCAACGGGATGGACGCGCCGCCACACCGGTCCAGGGACTCACGTAACACGGCGTCAGGGGCTTCCGGGTAGCCCAGCCGCACATTCTGGGCCACCGTCCCGGCCATCATCGCCGGTACTTGGGGCACGTAGGCCAGTTGACGACGCCACGCCTGCCACACCGACTCGTCAGCCCCGACGAGTTCTCGGTCACCCACGAGGATGGACCCGGCGTCGGGGTCGATGAATCCCAACAGGCACGACAGGGTGGTCGTTTTGCCGCCGCCGGAATGTCCAGCCAGGGCGACGAGGTGCCCCGGGTCGATACGTAGGGAAAGGTTGTCGGGGGCGGGCCGATCAGCCCCGTCATAGGTGTGAGTCAGCCCACTGACGACCACCGGCGCATTCCTTGGGGAGGGCATCTCGACGTCGCCGGTCGAGGCCACCGGCCGTCCTGACTCGATGAGTCCGAAGGACACCTCGGCGGCAGCCATCCCGTCGGCGGCGTCGTGGAAGAGGGTGCCCACCTGTCGCACCGGCAGGAACACCTCGGGGGCGAGGATGAGGATGAACAGGGATGTGCGCAGGTCCATGCCGCCTGCGGCCACCCGGAATCCGATGGTGACCGCGACGAGGGCCACTGACAGGGTGGCCAGCAGTTCCAGGACGAAGGAGGACAGGAAGCTGATGCGCAGGGTGCGCATGGTCTCGTCGCGGTTGGCAGCCTCGGTGCGGCGCAGTCCCTCGAGCTGGGCGCGGGCCCGTCCGAAGACCTGCAGGGTCGGCAGGCCGGCGACAAGATCGGAGAAGTGATTGGCCAGCCGGGTGGCGACCTTGAACCGCTTGGCCACGGCCGCCTCGGTGCGCCACCCGATGAGGGCCATGAAGATGGGGATGAGCGGGATCGTCACGACGACGATGATGAGGCTCGTGATGTCCTCAAATCCGATCGCGGTCGCGAGTACCACCGGCACGATGACGGCCAGCACGAGCTGGGGAAGGTACTTCGAGTAGTACCCGTCCAGGGCGTCAAGGCCCGTCGTCACCACGTTGATGAGGGTTCCCGATGGCATCGTTGCCTCGGTGGGGCGAGACAACCTGGCGCTCAAGATGTCGCGTCGCAACTGGGACTTGACCGACGCTGACGCCCGATGGGCCAGGGACTCCTGCAGCCACGCCAGACCGGCGCGGCCACCGAACACCGCAGCGAGCAGTCCGCACCAGCCTGCGATGCCGTCGAGACGGTGGGTGGTGAAGACCGAGGAGATGCCACGGGACAACAACCAGGCCTGTGCGAGGATGAGCACGGCTGTCGCCACGCCCACCACGCACAGACCTGCGAGGAAGACAAGAGTGGCCCGCGCCCGGCGAACCAGGCGCGGGTCAAGTGGAGCTGCCACGGATCAGGCGGCCACCGCAGTGTCCGGGATGGCTTCACGGGTGAGGCGCTTGCGGAACACCCAGTAGCTCCAGATCTGGTAGGCCAGCACGATCGGCACGAAGACACAGGCGCTGATGGTCATGATCTTCAGGGTGTACGGCGTCGACGAGGCGATCCACATGTCGAAGGCGATCCCCGACGGGCGGTAACCGAGGTTGCCGTACATGGCGATCATGCAGGCAACGATCATGAGGGCGATACCCACACCGGTGCACAGGAAGGCCAGACCCTCGCGTCCCTTGGCGACGACTGTCGAACCGCCGGCCAGCAGCACGACGACGAGCAGGCAGAGGATCCAGGTCAGCACCTGGCGCCCGTCATTGGTGACGTACATGATGTTGAACATCAGGGCCCACACCAGAGCAACGGCGGTGGCGATCCAGCCCAGCTTGGCCGAGGTCTTGCGAGCCCGGTCGTGCATGTCACCCATCGTCTTGAGAGCGACGAAATTGGCCCCGTGGGCGCAGAAGAGCACCACGAACAGGATGCCGCCGATGAGGGCGAACGGGGTGAACAGCCCCCAGAAGGAGGTCGTCACCAGCGGGGCGACCTCGCCGTCAGGGGTCGGGTGCGGGCCGACGGCCAGGCCGCGGACGAAGTTCGCGAAGCCGACGCCAAGCACCAGGGTGGGCAGGAAGGACCCGATGGTGGCCATCCAGTCGAAGGTGTTGCGCCATGTCGAGGACGGGTGCTTCGAGCGGTACTCGAAGGAGACACCACGGATGATGAGGCCGAGCAGCACCAGCAGCAGCGGCAGGTAGAGGCCGGAGAACATCGTCGCGTACCAGCCGGGGAAGGCCGCGAAGGTGGCGCCACCAGCGGTGAGCAGCCACACCTCGTTGCCGTCCCAAGTCGGGCCGATGGTGTTGACCATGAGGCGACGGTCCTTGTCGTCACGTCCCATGAAGGGAAGTAGCATCGCGACGCCGAAGTCGAAGCCTTCGAGGAAGAAGAATCCAACCCACAGGACGGTGATGAGGATGAACCACACGATCGTCAGGGGCGAATGAGCAGCAGTTTCAAGCACAGGAAACATGTCGGTGACCTCCTCAGTATGCGAAGGACAGCGGAGTGTCCTCGCCCTCGACAGCAGGTTGACGACTCGAGGGCAGTTCGGGCAGGCCCTTCTTGAGGGTCTTCCAGAACAGGCTCACCTCGACGACGGCCAAGATGCCGTACACCGCCGTGTAGACGATGGTCGAGAAGAGCACGCTGCCGGCAGAAACACCGGGTGAGACAGCCGCCGTGGTGGGCAGCACACCGGCGACGATCCAGGGCTGACGTCCCATTTCGGAGAAGATCCAGCCGATGGAGTTGCCGAACAGCGGCAGCAGTGGCAGGCAGATCATGAAGAAGGTCAGCCAGCCGTGCCGCTTCGGGTTACGGTCACCGCGCATCGAGATGAGCATGATGAGACCGATGAGCCCGCCGATCAAACCGAGGGCGATCATCATTCGGAAGGTCCAGTAGGAGACCGGGATGTTCGGCTCCAGTTCGATGCCATTGGCGTCAATCTTCTGGCGCAGCACCTCCTGGTAGGAGGACTGCAGGGAGGTCTGCGAGCCGTCCTTGCGGTGGTAGGTGTACTCGTGAACTTGGTAGTTGCTGAGCTCGTTGATGCCCTTGATCGTTGACCCCCACTCGCCATTGCTGAGGAAGCCGAGCATGCCGGGGATCTTGATGGCCCACACCTCTTCGTCACCGTTCTTGTCGCCGATGGTCAGCAGCGAGAAGTCCGAGGTTGTGTCGAAGGCGCCTTCAGCGGCGGCCATCTTCATGGGCTGGGCGTCGGTCATGACCTTGCCCTGGTAGTCACCGCTGAGCACGATGCCGACGCAGGCGACGACGAGCACCCAGGCTCCGAACTTGGAAGCCCAACGCCAGGTGCGCACGGTCTCGGCCTCCTCGGCGTCAGAAATCTGGGAGGTGCGACGTCCCTTGGCGACCTTGGCCAGGTGCCAGAAGGCGATTGCGGCGATGAGGGCTCCTGCGACCATGTAGCACGCGGAAATCTGGTGCAGGAAGGTTGCCTTGAAGACCGGATTGGTGAGAACGGCACCGAAATCGGTCAACTCAGCCCGGTGAGTGGTGGGGTTGTACGTGGCACCTACGGGGTTTTGCATCCACGAGTTGGCCGCCAGGATGAACACCGCGGAAATCATGGTGCCAACGGCGGCCAGATAGATGCACGCCAGGTGCACTCCCTTGGGAAGCTTCTCCCATCCGAAGATCCACAGGCCGATGAAGGTTGACTCCATGAAGAAGGCAAGCAGAGCCTCGAGGGCCAGCGGGGCGCCGAAGATGTCTCCGACGAATCGGGAGTACTCCGACCAGTTCATGCCGAACTGGAACTCCTGCACGATGCCGGTGACGACGCCAAGGGCGAAGTTGATGAGGAAGAGCTTGCCGTAGAACTTGGTCAGGCGAAGGTAACGGTCGTTGCGGGTCTTGAGCCACACCGTCTGCATCACTGCCACGAGCATCGATAGCGCGATCGTGATCGGGACGAAGAAGAAGTGGTAGACCGTCGTGATCCCGAATTGCCATCGGGCGATCAGTTGGGCATCCATGGCGCGCACCCTACTATTCGACACCCACGGTTTTGGTACGCGGGGTCGCGTTGCGCCAAAACGGACGAAAAATTGTGTACCAACGTCTGTCGACAGCGGCTTGGCGAGGCGCAGCACGTCGGGTTCCGGGTGTCGGTAGGCTGTGAGACACCGAATCCGCTGTGTCGTGAGAGGTGACGATGAGACCCAAGCTGGCCCTCGTGGTGGCGGGGGTGCTTCTCGTCGGCGCAGCCGCGTGCTCACGGGCGTCGATCCCATTTGCCAAACACAGTTCCGACAACTCGGTCGAGGTGTGGCATCGGATGTCCATGGGCTCTGATCTGCCGAGCCTGGAGAGCGCCGGTCACGAGTATCAGCGTCGCAATCCTGGTGTGAACCTCTCCGTGCACGCGATGTCGTCGACGACTGAGGAGTACCTCGCCACCTTGGAGACGTCGGTTGAGGAGGGCAAGGCTCCCTGTATGGCCCAGGTGCCGAGCGCATCGGTGGCGAAGTTGGCTCATGACGGGATGCTGGAGGACGTCACCCAGTACGCCGAGCAGTACCGCGACAAGTATGACCGTGGCCCGATGTCACAGGTCGCCTATCAGGGGCGGACGTACGGGCTGCCGATGGACACCTCCCCGATGGTCCTGTTCTACGATTCCGACGCTTGGGCCCAGGCCCAGGTGTCTCCCCCGACCAACTGGCAGGAGTTCCGCGCGGCAGCGACGACGTTGGCGTCGCGGGGTAAGGCGGTCTCAGATCTGCCGATGGACCAGACCGGCTGGCTGGCAGCCATGTCTGACACAACGGGGTCCCCATGGTTCGTCCCGGTCGATGACACCACATGGCGGGTTGGGATTGATTCTGAGGGGGTGCGCACGCTCACCGATCAGTTACAGCAGATGGTCGACGCCAAACAGCTCGTCGTCTCCCGCGGATGGGAGTCGGTGCACGCGGATTTCTCCTCCGGGAAGATCGTCGGGCACATTGGCGTTCCTGCGGATCTTCCGGACCTCAAGGCTGCTGTTGGGGCCGGGCAGCATCACTGGAAAGTTGCCACAATTCCTCCGCTGGACGGTCATGATTCGCGAGTGTCGTCGTATCAGAGTTCGTCGTGGGTGATCCTCAAAGGGTGCACGAGTCCGCGAGAGGCACTGGGTTTTGCTGATGCTCTCGACAGTGAGCCTGATGTGCTGACGGGACGTGGGCTCATTCCTGCTGGTCAGATCGAGGACATGACCACACCGGCATCGTTGGAGACATTGGTGGGTGACGAAGATGTCGTCGGGGACCTGGCTGATGTGGGCCGCAAGATTGGCGATGACTCCTCGACCTCGCCGGTGTGGGATGAGGTTGTGGCGGCCTGGCACCCCGCTGCGACACTGTGGGGGACGAAGACGAAGGTCTCTGGGAAGCTGCCGGGGTTGGCCGCGACAGCCAGGAGTGCCCTGGTCGCTGCTGGGTTGCACGTGTCCGAAGGGTGACGTGGCCGCTCATCTGGGGGTCTGGCGTGGGGTGGCGCTGAAACGGCGCAGACGGAATCGTCGCCTTGACTGCTGTTCGATAGAATTCCCCGGTGAGTTCTGACACCGTTTCCAGCCAGTCCCCTGAGGTCTCCGAGCAGATGCAGGTCCGTCTCGACAAGCGGGCCCGGATCATCGCCGATGGAGGCCAGGCCTATCCGGTTGACCTGCTGCGTGACCACACCCTGGCCCAGATCCGTCAGAAGTACACCGACGACAACGGCGAGTTGACCCTAGCTGCGGGGGAGGAGACGACCGACGAGGTCACCATCGGCGGGCGCGTCGTCTTCGTCCGCAACACCGGAAAGCTCTGCTTCGCCAGCTTGCAGGACGGGTTCACTGAAACCTCCAACGGTGAGCGTCTGCAGGTCATGGTTTCCAAGGCTGAGGTGGGCGAGGAGTCCTTGGCTGCCTGGAAGACCGACGTCGACCTGGGTGACCACGTGTGGGTGCGCGGCCGTGTCGTCGTTTCGCGTCGGGGTGAGCTGTCCATCATGGCCTCCGAGTGGCGGATGGCCTCCAAGGCCCTGCGTCCCCTGCCGACCCTCCACAAGGAGCTCTCCGAGGAGACCCGGGTCCGCCGTCGCTACGCCGACATGGTGGTGCGCGACGAGTCTCGTCAGATGGTGCGCACCCGCGCCATCATCACCCGCGCGGTGCGTCACGCCCTCGATGATCGTGGCTTCCTGGAGATCGAGACCCCGATTCTGCAGCTGGTCCACGGTGGTGCCGCGGCTCGTCCGTTCAACACCCACCTCAATGCTTTCGACATCGACATGAGCCTGCGCATCGCCCTCGAGCTCTACCTCAAGCGCGCGATGGTTGGCGGCACCGACCGGGTCTACGAGATGGGGCGTGTCTTCCGCAACGAGGGCATTGATTCCAGCCATTCCGCTGAGTTCTCCATGCTTGAGGCCTACATGAGCTGGGGCAACCAGTTCACCATCGCCGAGGTCATCAAGGACATCATCATGGAGGTCGCCGATGCCCTCGACGTCCACCAGATCGAGACCCCGAAGGGCACCATCGATCTCGACGGGGAATGGCGCTGGGTCAGCGTCTACCCGGGGCTGTCCGAGAAGCTGGGACGCGAGGTCACCCTCGACACCCCGTTGGAGGAACTGCAGGCCATCGCGGCCGAGCACCAGATCGAGCTCGACCCCTCCTGGGAGGCCGGCAAGGTCGTCATGGAGCTCTTCGGCGAGCTGGTCGAGCCCGAACTCATCAACCCGACCTTCGTCTGTGACTACCCTGCCATTGCGCAGCCGCTGGCCCGCCCGCACCGCGACGATCCCCGCATGGTCGAGGCCTGGGACCTCATCATCGGTGGCATGGAGCGCGGTACTGGGTTCTCCGAGCTTGTCGATCCCGTCATCCAGCGTGAGGTGCTCACCAAGCAGTCCCTGGCTGCTGCGGCCGGCGACCCGGAGGCCATGCAGCTCGACGAGGACTTCCTCGAGGCCCTCGAGTTCGGCTGCCCGCCCATGGGTGGTCTGGGACTAGGCCTGGACCGCTTGGTGATGCTGTTCACCAATGCCGGTATCCGTGAGACGATCCTGTTCCCGCTGCTCAAGCCCGAGCGCTGACATGTGAGGCCCGTCGGGAATGTCCCGGCGGGCCTTCTTGTGGGGTGGCTCGGTAGGTGTGGGTGGCACTGGAGTTGTGGTGTGGTCCTGGAGTTGTGAGGGCCAGCCGCGTCCAGGGCGGATCCAACCAAGGAAAGGGATCTGTCGCGCTCAGGGATCCGCGCTTTCCTGCCCTCCCGTTTCACCTGCGCCAGTTGTGCCTCACCTGCGCCAGAAAAATTGGCGCAGGTGAGGCACAACTGGCGCAGCTGGGTAGGAAGGCGCAGGTAGGTAGAACTGGCGCGCCGTTTGCGTCAGCTCACTTCCACAAGGTGGCGACGCCGAAACCGGCAGCCATGAGGCACATGCCGATGAGGACGTTCCAGTCGCCAAGGTCTTTCATGCCAGGGATCTGATTACCGGCAATGTAATAGACGATCAGCCACAGCACGCCGAGCAGGAAGAGGGGGACGAACACCTTCGGCACCCAGGAACGGTCGACCGGTGCGGCCTTCTTCTCGGTCCGGCGCTCCTCGGCCTTGACCCGGTTCTTGGCCTGGGCCTTCTTCTTGGCTTGCGGTCTGACCTTGGATTCGGGCACGGTGACTACTCCTGGGGTTTCGAGGACACGCCCACCGAGCGTGATGGGACAAGTCTTACTTGACTAGCCTAGAGGACGATCGCCGATCGCGGCGACACGGGTCAACCTGCGAGGAGGGACGATGAGCGAGGACAACGACCCTGAAGACCCCGAGGACGCCATTGGTGGCCCCCTCATCCAGGACATTCGCTCAGATTCCCGGCACCCACGTCTGGCCAGGGTCGCCACCGTGCTGGTCACGGCAATGGCTGGCTTCATGATGACGACGGCAGCGGTCAATTCCCGTGGTCACGACCTTCGCCCCGAACGCGACACCGACATGGCGACCCTCGTCCGAAACCAAGCCAGCCACAATGCTGCCCTGCACAAGGAGGCGGCCAGTCTGAGAGCCCAGGTTGACCAGCTCTCCAAGGCCGAGCAGACCCCAGGCGTCACGTCCTCGGTCGTCTCATCGGCCTCAGCGCTGGCGCCCGAAGTAGGGCTGGGAGCCGTCAGCGGCAAGGCCCTGCGGGTCACCCTTGATGACGCCCCCCTCAGCGAGAATCCCGACGGCGTCGACGCCAACATGCTCGTCGTCCACCAGCAGGACATCCAGATGGTCGTCAACACGCTGTGGGCCGGGGGAGCGGAAGCCATGACCATCCAGGGACAACGGGTCATCTCCACGACTGCCGTCAAATGTGTCGGCAATACCGTCGTCCTCCACGGGGTCGCCTATGCCCCTCCGTACGTCATCGAGGCGATTGGTGACCGCGACGCCATGGAGGAAGCCCTCGACAGCTCCGAGGCGGTGCGCATCTACAAGGAGTACGTGAGCGCCTACCAGTTGGGATGGTCGGTGGAAAGGCTGGGAACGGTCACGGCTCCCGCCTACACCGGCACGGTCCCCATGGACTACGCCACCCCTCGCTGACTCAGCCGTGAGTTGACGGGCTGGTCGGCGGTTCCGGAGCCGGTGCGATTGACGCCGAGGTGCCCTCGCTCGGAGCGGAGGTCGTCGGTGCCGCTTGAGTCGGTTCCGGGGGTGCCTCGGCGACGACCACCTTGATGGCGGTCGACCTCTTGGCGACGGCCCCGTAATCCGGTTCCTGCCTGAAGATCGTTCCCGGTGTGGCTGACGTAGTCGTCTGGCGCTCCACGGAGATGGAGAATCCGCTCGAACTGGCGGCGGAGTTGGCCTCGTCGATGCTCATACCCTTGAGGTTGGGCACAATTGAGTTGCCGGTCGCGATCGTCAACGTCACCTGCTGGTCAGGGGTCAGAGACGTTCCCGCGGCGGGGCTGACGGAGTCAACCGCGCCTGCTTTGGCGGTGTTTGGCTCGGTTGAGGGGTCATCGTTGGCAATCTTGATCTGATCCCTGGAGAATCCGGCGTCCTCAAGGGCCTTGATGGCATCCGACTTCGGCATACCGACGATGTTCTGCGGGATCGTCAGCTTCTTGGGCCCGTCATTGACGGTGACCGTCACCTCGCTGCCCTCGGGAACCTTCTGGTTGGCAGCAGGCTTTTGGGAGATGACCTGGTTGGCCGTCGACTCGTCCTTCTGGACGTGCTGGACCTTCACCTTGAGGCCGGCGTTCTCCAAGGTCGAGGTGGCTCCTTGCTGACTCAGACCAGTGACTGCC
The genomic region above belongs to Cutibacterium equinum and contains:
- a CDS encoding LutB/LldF family L-lactate oxidation iron-sulfur protein, giving the protein MSTELRRVTYGNHGVARLTPAPDKPGPYMGMPKFSKAVKDELNLSVQRKNMRNATTTIRNKRALRVSESPDWDDLRDAAEAIKNRVGRHLDHYLVEAEKNLTANGVHVHWARDGEEANRIVAQIAKDKGADEVVKIKSITSQETDLNEYLEEQGIAAWETDLAELIVQLGHDRPSHIVVPAIHRNRAEVREIFLHEMKNYGRPAPEDISENPPELTNAARLHLREKFLRAKMAVSGGNFVLADTGSLVIVESEGNGRMCLTLPDTLVSIVGIEKVLPTFDDLEVFLKLLPRSATGERMNPYNSVWSGVTDGDGPQEQHVIFLDNGRTDVLADTLGREALRCIRCASCINICPVYERAGGHAYGSVYPGPIGAVLTPQLRGVDHPVDRGLPYACSLCGACNEVCPVKIPFTDILIKLRNKVVESEKSDKIPQDYEIAGEMGLMKTASWAFSDYKHFEAIQVGSRGMGRVLRGKKVGPVPVPVAQRWLKYRDVDAPPSDTFRTWWEKNREEKR
- a CDS encoding LutC/YkgG family protein, producing MTTISTDPVARTEILARIRRASTDITNPDPVTDVPVEWKYGTGIEMDDVVGTFVQKVTDYKATVVRVKAADVPKAIVEGLKATGAQRSAVVPVGLDKSWVEAIKGAGIDARADEPQLSKEELNGTDAVVTASAVGIADTGSIVLTHVEDQGRRAITLVPDRHVCVIKASQVVSDVPEAIQIVKPSVHDGHPLTFISGGSATSDIELARVDGVHGPRKLYVIVVDDQ
- the cydC gene encoding thiol reductant ABC exporter subunit CydC; the protein is MNARTAQLLKTLLKDVPRGRWLLVLSTLLAACASGASVALMGVSAWLLSRAAELPPVLYLEAAAVGVRFFGISRGVFRYAERLVGHDLALRMQGALRMRVYDRLSRTTLVGRRRGDLLVRVTADVDAVLDMVVRVIVPACASSLVIIATTALLAQFSLASAAVLLLSALLAAVVMPAITKRVSHSADSAVVPLRGELASRTRELAHCAPDLVAYGAQDAILGSVLEVDSRLRAAERKAAWGRGLGTAGQILAAGVAVVSALWIGGNAVADGRIGGRTLAVLVLTPLALHEVFGAFTGAAQTHTRAKAALLRVVEVLDAPQVGTGDSPTAGASEDEPSLVIEGLTVGWPGGRPVLEDVNLTVAAGESVAVVGRSGIGKTTLAATVMGLIPPVAGRVTTTGRVRYLAQDAHVFATSISENVRIGCKEATEAEVVTALERAGLVMSPDRMVAEDGGTLSGGEAQRLSLARVLVNHDTSEDPSAHDVLILDEPSEHLDVETATAIMDDLWASTPHAAKLVITHDPAVMARCDRVWEV
- the cydD gene encoding thiol reductant ABC exporter subunit CydD; this encodes MVGVATAVLILAQAWLLSRGISSVFTTHRLDGIAGWCGLLAAVFGGRAGLAWLQESLAHRASASVKSQLRRDILSARLSRPTEATMPSGTLINVVTTGLDALDGYYSKYLPQLVLAVIVPVVLATAIGFEDITSLIIVVVTIPLIPIFMALIGWRTEAAVAKRFKVATRLANHFSDLVAGLPTLQVFGRARAQLEGLRRTEAANRDETMRTLRISFLSSFVLELLATLSVALVAVTIGFRVAAGGMDLRTSLFILILAPEVFLPVRQVGTLFHDAADGMAAAEVSFGLIESGRPVASTGDVEMPSPRNAPVVVSGLTHTYDGADRPAPDNLSLRIDPGHLVALAGHSGGGKTTTLSCLLGFIDPDAGSILVGDRELVGADESVWQAWRRQLAYVPQVPAMMAGTVAQNVRLGYPEAPDAVLRESLDRCGGASIPLDKRVDDDAEGLSAGERRRVALARALVRVEQAGAGLLVLDEPTAGLDATTEAAVLQAVRASGASVLVVTHRHNVLEAADTVVDLATGVAA